Proteins encoded together in one bacterium window:
- a CDS encoding F0F1 ATP synthase subunit gamma, with translation MSELVRLKQQIKSIQTTRKITHAVRLVSMSLYARLEKQNTGLDYYMDNIKRCLLDLVAGSGGIEWKNDLLFPDDILDSTPLYIIISSAKGLCGSFNSSLFRYIERSLFIEEHQSPRFIIVGQKAMRFVNSKAWGDVICHYSELNSGNYMSIANDLVNKILTSKSVPSSIVFFNNFLKSFFIQEPSKTVFTPLSLDGIFSKKTSSSVHHSNEQPEETKAPSVDYVWEQEPQDVLDSVAVSYIKVFIMNVLFQSLLAEQAARFLAMDSATTNADKYLDKLVLHYNKQRQSAITREVAELSTGMIP, from the coding sequence ATGAGCGAATTAGTAAGACTTAAGCAACAAATAAAATCGATTCAAACGACGCGCAAGATTACCCATGCTGTTCGTTTGGTTTCTATGTCTCTGTATGCACGGCTTGAAAAGCAAAATACAGGGCTTGATTACTACATGGATAATATTAAGCGTTGCTTGCTGGATTTAGTTGCCGGTTCTGGCGGCATTGAGTGGAAAAATGATTTATTGTTTCCTGATGATATTTTAGATTCAACGCCTTTGTACATTATTATTTCAAGTGCTAAGGGCTTGTGTGGTTCTTTTAATTCTTCATTATTTCGTTATATCGAACGTTCGTTATTTATCGAAGAGCATCAAAGTCCGCGCTTTATTATTGTTGGACAAAAAGCGATGCGTTTTGTTAATTCAAAAGCGTGGGGCGATGTTATTTGTCACTACAGCGAACTTAATTCGGGCAATTATATGAGTATTGCCAATGATTTAGTAAATAAGATTTTAACGAGTAAGTCGGTTCCATCTTCTATTGTTTTTTTTAATAACTTTTTAAAATCATTTTTTATTCAAGAGCCGTCAAAAACAGTTTTTACACCGTTATCGTTGGATGGCATTTTTTCAAAAAAAACCAGTTCATCTGTGCATCATAGCAATGAGCAGCCAGAAGAAACAAAAGCTCCCTCTGTGGACTATGTTTGGGAGCAGGAACCACAAGATGTTTTGGATAGTGTAGCGGTTTCTTACATCAAAGTTTTTATTATGAATGTGTTGTTTCAATCGTTACTAGCAGAGCAAGCTGCTCGATTTTTGGCTATGGACAGCGCAACTACCAATGCTGATAAATATCTCGATAAGCTTGTTTTGCATTACAACAAGCAGCGACAATCTGCCATTACGCGTGAAGTTGCTGAGTTGTCTACAGGTATGATTCCGTAA
- a CDS encoding NYN domain-containing protein: MIIVIDGYNLLRHIFPKAKGLLDIQRRQLIAQLGLYKKKKQETAKEIIIVFDAGPFGHASREVKDGIVIIFSGQKSSADDWIIEYAEKKAAHDILLVSLDRKLAQTCEQYGVNSIDVFDFYKIVQDVLLEHVQQSSTPSSSIIQKYEPLEDLEIFSTTIDQQALDALMESASIDTKIKEPSQASKVSKRKDRLGVSKKLSKQEKKLYHKIKKLH, from the coding sequence GTGATTATAGTTATAGATGGCTACAATCTTTTACGACATATTTTCCCAAAAGCTAAAGGCCTTTTGGATATACAGCGCAGGCAACTGATCGCACAACTTGGTTTGTACAAAAAAAAGAAACAAGAAACAGCTAAAGAAATTATAATAGTGTTTGACGCTGGTCCTTTTGGACACGCTTCTCGCGAAGTTAAAGATGGCATTGTTATTATTTTTTCCGGACAAAAATCATCTGCCGATGATTGGATAATTGAATATGCAGAAAAAAAAGCCGCCCACGATATTCTTTTAGTCAGCCTGGATCGTAAACTTGCTCAAACATGCGAACAATACGGCGTCAATTCTATCGATGTTTTTGATTTTTATAAAATTGTACAAGATGTTTTATTGGAACATGTACAACAATCATCAACGCCCTCTTCTTCAATTATTCAAAAATATGAACCGCTGGAAGATCTAGAAATTTTTTCGACAACGATCGACCAGCAAGCCCTTGATGCACTCATGGAAAGCGCCAGCATTGATACCAAAATTAAAGAACCCAGCCAAGCAAGTAAAGTTTCAAAGAGAAAAGATCGTCTTGGCGTATCAAAAAAGCTTTCTAAACAAGAAAAAAAGCTTTATCATAAAATAAAAAAGTTACACTAA
- the tsaE gene encoding tRNA (adenosine(37)-N6)-threonylcarbamoyltransferase complex ATPase subunit type 1 TsaE, translating into MIYEFNAEQLPHFVQTTLLPLTQKHRIFTFTGPLGAGKTTTIKEILRQSGVKETVTSPTFGYVNSYKNAEEITFYHFDLYRIGSLDAFIAAGFDEYLNAPQSLCFIEWPEIIKPLLDQLIDKEIVCHIILSYHPTNIKKRRCALE; encoded by the coding sequence ATGATCTACGAATTTAATGCCGAGCAGCTACCACACTTTGTTCAGACAACGCTCCTGCCACTCACACAAAAACATCGCATTTTTACCTTTACGGGGCCATTGGGCGCTGGCAAAACCACCACCATTAAAGAAATTTTACGCCAAAGTGGCGTTAAAGAGACCGTAACAAGCCCTACCTTTGGGTATGTTAATAGCTATAAAAATGCCGAAGAAATAACGTTTTATCATTTCGATTTATATCGAATAGGCTCCTTGGACGCATTTATAGCTGCAGGATTTGATGAATATCTCAACGCACCGCAATCTTTATGTTTTATTGAATGGCCGGAAATCATAAAACCACTTCTAGATCAATTGATTGACAAAGAAATTGTTTGCCATATAATACTGTCCTACCATCCAACAAACATCAAGAAAAGACGCTGCGCCTTGGAATAA
- the rpmG gene encoding 50S ribosomal protein L33, protein MAKNRVIMHLECKDCNLRNYSKKVSKKRAFGKLALNKYCSTCQKHSTHKETK, encoded by the coding sequence ATGGCAAAAAATAGAGTGATTATGCATCTTGAGTGTAAAGATTGTAACCTTAGAAATTATAGTAAAAAAGTCTCTAAGAAACGAGCTTTCGGTAAGTTGGCATTAAACAAATACTGCTCAACATGTCAGAAGCATTCAACACATAAAGAAACTAAGTAG
- the secE gene encoding preprotein translocase subunit SecE encodes MNKILVFVNEVKNELRKISWPSRDELVGATIIVCILVLVLSTILGGMDFFFSLVIKKIIM; translated from the coding sequence ATGAATAAAATTCTCGTGTTTGTTAACGAAGTGAAAAATGAGCTAAGAAAGATTTCTTGGCCAAGTCGAGATGAACTTGTAGGAGCAACTATTATTGTTTGTATCCTTGTACTAGTTCTTTCAACAATTCTTGGTGGCATGGATTTCTTTTTTAGTTTGGTTATAAAAAAAATTATTATGTAG
- the nusG gene encoding transcription termination/antitermination factor NusG: MKRWYVVQVYTGYEDIVKTDLEKRVQEENLVELFGEILVPTGEVASFFAEEKSKKEKIFPGYLLINMDMTGETFRIVASNPRVTRFLGGESPAPLSDREVERIFSQMSGKLAIATEKEAFVVGSEVNICSGPFSGFVGIIDKTDDEKERLTVMVSIFGRLTPVELGFDQVKK; encoded by the coding sequence ATGAAACGTTGGTATGTCGTCCAGGTTTACACCGGATACGAAGATATTGTAAAAACCGATTTAGAAAAACGCGTCCAGGAAGAGAATTTAGTTGAATTATTCGGCGAAATTTTGGTCCCAACAGGCGAAGTAGCAAGTTTCTTTGCTGAGGAAAAATCCAAAAAGGAAAAAATTTTTCCTGGGTATTTACTTATCAACATGGATATGACTGGCGAAACATTCAGGATTGTTGCATCAAACCCTCGCGTTACACGCTTTCTGGGCGGGGAAAGTCCAGCTCCTCTTTCTGATAGAGAAGTTGAGCGTATTTTCTCTCAAATGTCTGGAAAATTAGCAATTGCGACAGAGAAAGAAGCGTTTGTAGTTGGAAGCGAAGTCAATATTTGCAGTGGACCGTTTTCTGGTTTTGTTGGCATTATTGATAAGACAGATGATGAAAAAGAACGGCTTACCGTCATGGTTAGCATTTTTGGTAGATTAACTCCAGTTGAACTAGGTTTTGATCAAGTAAAGAAATAG
- the rplK gene encoding 50S ribosomal protein L11, whose product MSKKIKANVRLRLQGGAATPAPPVGSMLGQHGVNLMDFCKKFNAATASQKGEVVPIIVTVYVDKTFDFVTKTAPVSDLLKKRANIKKGSSTPGKASAGTIQMKDIEEIAKIKMVNLNAVDLEAAKKTIAGSARSMGLEVIE is encoded by the coding sequence ATGTCAAAAAAAATAAAAGCTAATGTCAGATTACGTCTTCAAGGAGGCGCTGCAACTCCTGCTCCGCCAGTAGGTTCAATGCTTGGTCAACACGGCGTTAATCTTATGGATTTTTGTAAAAAGTTTAATGCGGCAACCGCAAGTCAAAAAGGCGAAGTAGTACCAATTATTGTTACTGTTTACGTTGATAAAACTTTTGACTTTGTTACCAAAACTGCTCCAGTATCAGATTTGCTGAAAAAGAGAGCAAACATCAAGAAAGGTTCTAGTACCCCTGGGAAAGCTTCTGCTGGAACAATTCAGATGAAAGACATTGAAGAAATTGCTAAAATCAAAATGGTCAACTTAAATGCTGTAGACCTTGAAGCAGCAAAGAAAACGATTGCTGGTAGTGCTCGTAGCATGGGCCTTGAAGTTATTGAGTAA
- a CDS encoding 50S ribosomal protein L1 codes for MGNVSKNHKKALQLLANAEITSCKSALDFVIKNAYTKFDESVDADISLGIDASKGDQTVRGSVLLPHGLGKKVRVLVFAKGSYEEAALKAGADYVGADDLVEKIEGGWMEFDAAVATPDLMGLVGKVAKVLGPRGLLPNKKIGTVTFDVAEIVSDLKKGRLSFRNDKGGTLHAPFGKVSFGSEKLIENLAALVKAVQSCKPASSKGKFLRKITISSTMGVGLTINPDEIG; via the coding sequence ATGGGGAACGTTAGTAAAAATCATAAAAAGGCATTACAGCTACTGGCAAACGCTGAAATAACTTCATGCAAGTCAGCATTAGACTTTGTCATTAAAAATGCGTATACCAAATTTGATGAATCAGTTGATGCGGATATTTCACTCGGCATTGATGCGTCAAAGGGCGATCAAACTGTTCGCGGCTCGGTATTGTTACCGCACGGCCTTGGTAAGAAGGTTCGTGTTCTTGTTTTTGCTAAAGGGTCATACGAAGAAGCTGCATTAAAAGCTGGTGCCGACTATGTTGGCGCTGATGATCTTGTAGAAAAAATTGAAGGTGGCTGGATGGAATTTGATGCAGCTGTTGCGACGCCTGATTTAATGGGCCTTGTTGGGAAAGTAGCAAAAGTATTGGGACCTCGAGGATTGCTGCCAAACAAAAAAATTGGCACCGTTACTTTCGATGTTGCAGAAATTGTTTCTGACCTTAAAAAGGGTCGTTTGTCATTTCGTAACGACAAAGGCGGCACCTTGCATGCACCGTTTGGTAAAGTTTCTTTTGGCTCAGAAAAGCTTATAGAAAATCTTGCAGCACTTGTTAAAGCTGTTCAATCATGCAAACCTGCATCCTCAAAAGGTAAGTTTTTAAGAAAGATTACCATTTCATCAACGATGGGTGTTGGCTTAACAATTAATCCTGATGAAATCGGATAA
- a CDS encoding 50S ribosomal protein L10 — translation MNRQQKESSISDFVKILTDSQSTILVKYKGLSVNNMQSLRQNLREDGGNLKITKARLMKIAAQQVGSDVQGLSEFKEHFHDQVGLVFSKEDNISALAKRLVNFSKDNQSFELVAGLYEQRLLSVNELKTYASLPSRDVLLAILAGTLKEPIAQFARALNLIAESRKENI, via the coding sequence ATGAACCGCCAACAAAAAGAAAGTTCTATTTCTGATTTTGTAAAAATTCTTACAGATTCACAAAGCACTATTCTTGTTAAATATAAAGGCCTTAGTGTTAATAACATGCAATCACTCAGACAAAATCTGCGTGAAGATGGCGGTAATTTAAAAATTACCAAAGCACGTCTTATGAAAATTGCTGCGCAACAAGTTGGTTCAGATGTTCAAGGACTTTCTGAATTCAAGGAGCATTTTCATGACCAAGTAGGCCTTGTTTTTAGCAAAGAAGATAATATTTCAGCATTAGCAAAAAGACTTGTAAACTTTTCAAAGGATAACCAATCTTTTGAATTGGTTGCGGGTTTGTATGAGCAACGTCTTCTTTCAGTAAATGAATTAAAAACATATGCTTCTTTGCCTTCTCGAGATGTGTTGTTGGCTATACTTGCTGGCACATTAAAAGAACCAATTGCGCAATTTGCACGAGCTTTGAATTTGATTGCTGAAAGCAGAAAAGAAAATATATAA
- the rplL gene encoding 50S ribosomal protein L7/L12, whose amino-acid sequence MASRLVEEISKMSVMELAELVKEIEEFFGVSAAAPVAAAPAAGNAAPVAESKSEFKVVLKDGGSEKIKVIKALRTVTTLSLGDAKKAVDEVPFTVSEAAPKEEAEKIKKALEEAGAKVELS is encoded by the coding sequence ATGGCGTCAAGATTGGTTGAAGAAATAAGCAAAATGTCTGTAATGGAACTTGCTGAACTTGTTAAAGAAATTGAAGAATTTTTTGGTGTTTCAGCGGCGGCTCCAGTAGCAGCAGCTCCAGCAGCAGGCAACGCAGCTCCAGTAGCAGAATCTAAATCTGAATTCAAAGTTGTCCTTAAAGATGGTGGTAGCGAAAAAATTAAAGTAATTAAAGCTCTTCGTACCGTAACAACACTTTCTCTTGGTGATGCTAAAAAAGCAGTTGATGAAGTGCCATTTACCGTTTCAGAAGCTGCTCCTAAAGAAGAAGCTGAAAAAATCAAAAAAGCTCTTGAAGAAGCCGGCGCAAAGGTTGAGCTCTCTTAA
- the rpoB gene encoding DNA-directed RNA polymerase subunit beta, which produces MSHFGRNKEVVRKSFGKIKEVVSLPNLIEVQSKSFNDFVQLDYLPAERKNVGLEKVLRDTFPIEHNDRISLEYVSYELGEWACVCGALTGVENRYQWACTACKKNGCSRLEENNACPFCKKEAARYTHCKVCFSRVSIKNTSSVDDCRYSGKTFSMSLKVKMQLICWDVDTTGNRTVRDIKEQDVFFCDLPVMIDLYEDDKERIKLGSHGTFLINGVDRVVVSQIHRAPGVMFALSKKSKDFRGQPCHIARIIPSRGSWIDFEFDHNDLLYIRVDKKKKILVTTFLQALGIERSSILSTFYDFEAIDIKKGKFYKKVNDQLIGQRLEADSLPKELESQFTVGRRLTKAHIEKLLKSGVDTLIVRKNSLLNRIVAQDIIDTDTGEILIVHGTILNEEMIDHISTLSDGSISVIQSSGYVLQPTIALTFAQDNVSNYEEALKDVYNKLKPGDVPSLKIMEEYIHNLFFNSRFYDLTIVGRIRTNRKLNLDIDSEISHLTKEDIISTLQYLIGLKERGEGELDDIDHLGNRCIRLVGELLQSQLYVGFARIERIVKERFRLQENYAALMPYDFLNVKPLAAVMREFFGTGQLSQFMDQTNPLAETAHKRRLSALGPGGITRERATFEVRDVHSSHYGRICPIETPEGQNIGLISSLATYAKVNDLGFIETPYRKVVNGIVEDKAIYLDAFEEQGEKIAQAATEIDQDNCFKSSKVLVRKDCDIVTIDEKEVSFIDASPRQVFSVPTSLIPFLENDDANRALMGSNMQRQAVPLIRCQPPLVGTGMEREIGSSEGVVLRAKNSGVVSYVSADKIIINLDKKNLNENNWLLKSIDVYNLKKFARSSHNTWIHHTPIVKVGERIERDDILTNGPATNNGDLSLGSNVLVAFMPWHGYNFEDAIVVSKRLVSEDVFASVHVEEFVAEARDTKLGAEEITRDIPNVSEKDLEALDDDGIVKIGTIIKPGDILVGKVTLKGDVQVSPEEKLLRAIFGEKSREVRDTSLRVPPGIEGTVIDVKIFSRSGIRKDKRYKEIAQKESQKIEENLAYQTSIVQQQIKEQLVKLLDGQTIKNSKIKELANKAATKAVLETLEPEALVEFETAHKDINNDIKRYKEILNNQIRVLTALKEEHVARLRKGDDLPSGVIKMIKVYVAKKRRLSVGDKMAGRHGNKGVVSRVVNIEDMPYMHDGTAVDIVLNPLGVPGRMNIGQILESILGMAGKKIGKDFAEHINNLNEKEIKNQLCQLYSKEIVDNIEKKYGQQGIQDLIDQTKNLGFATKNPIFEGADYSTEIQPLLKKIGLPIDGTYTLYDGQTGSAFDQPVTVGYIYMMKLNHLADDKLHARSVGPYSLITQQPLGGKAQFGGQRLGEMEVWALFAYGAAYTLQEMLTIKSDDVNGRIKAYEAIVRGEEVPDPGIPESFNVLVKELQSLGLQVDLFKTSKEQVGE; this is translated from the coding sequence ATGTCTCACTTTGGAAGAAACAAGGAAGTTGTTAGAAAATCTTTTGGCAAGATTAAAGAAGTAGTTTCGCTGCCAAACCTTATAGAAGTTCAGTCTAAATCTTTCAATGATTTTGTTCAACTCGACTATCTTCCAGCAGAGCGTAAGAATGTTGGGCTTGAAAAAGTCTTGCGTGATACTTTTCCTATAGAGCACAATGACCGTATTTCTCTTGAATACGTCAGCTATGAACTTGGTGAGTGGGCTTGTGTATGCGGCGCCTTAACCGGTGTTGAAAATCGTTATCAATGGGCTTGTACTGCCTGCAAAAAAAATGGTTGTAGTCGCCTGGAAGAAAACAATGCCTGTCCATTTTGTAAAAAAGAAGCTGCTCGTTACACACATTGTAAAGTTTGTTTCTCTCGTGTTTCCATAAAAAACACCTCCTCCGTTGACGATTGTCGTTACAGCGGCAAAACTTTTTCAATGTCACTCAAAGTTAAGATGCAACTTATTTGTTGGGACGTCGACACAACTGGCAATCGTACTGTTCGTGATATTAAAGAACAAGATGTTTTTTTCTGTGATCTTCCTGTGATGATTGATTTGTACGAAGATGATAAAGAACGTATAAAATTAGGTAGCCACGGAACATTTCTTATTAATGGCGTTGATCGTGTTGTTGTCAGTCAAATTCATCGCGCCCCTGGCGTAATGTTTGCATTGAGCAAAAAATCAAAAGACTTCAGAGGACAACCTTGTCACATCGCACGTATAATTCCAAGCAGGGGATCGTGGATTGATTTTGAGTTTGATCACAACGACCTTCTTTATATCCGTGTTGATAAAAAAAAGAAAATTCTTGTTACCACTTTTTTACAAGCGTTAGGCATTGAACGCAGTTCAATTCTTTCAACTTTTTATGATTTCGAAGCAATTGATATCAAAAAGGGTAAATTTTATAAAAAAGTTAATGATCAACTCATTGGTCAACGCTTAGAAGCAGATTCGTTGCCAAAAGAACTTGAAAGCCAATTTACTGTTGGTCGTCGTTTAACCAAAGCACACATCGAAAAACTGTTGAAAAGTGGTGTCGATACATTAATCGTAAGAAAAAATAGTCTTTTGAATAGAATTGTAGCGCAAGATATTATCGATACCGATACCGGTGAGATTTTAATTGTACATGGCACTATTTTGAATGAAGAAATGATTGATCACATCTCAACTCTAAGCGATGGATCAATCAGTGTTATTCAGTCATCAGGCTACGTACTGCAACCAACGATTGCTCTTACTTTCGCTCAAGATAATGTTTCTAACTACGAAGAAGCATTAAAAGACGTTTATAATAAACTTAAGCCAGGGGATGTTCCTTCGCTTAAAATCATGGAAGAATATATTCATAATTTATTCTTCAACTCTCGTTTTTATGATTTAACCATCGTTGGTCGTATTCGCACTAACAGAAAACTAAATCTCGATATCGACAGCGAAATATCACATTTGACCAAAGAAGATATTATTTCAACCTTGCAATATTTAATTGGCCTTAAAGAACGGGGCGAAGGCGAACTAGATGATATCGATCATTTAGGAAATCGTTGCATCCGTCTTGTTGGTGAATTGTTACAAAGTCAACTTTACGTTGGTTTTGCACGTATTGAACGAATTGTCAAAGAACGATTCCGTTTGCAAGAAAATTATGCGGCATTAATGCCTTATGATTTCTTGAACGTTAAACCATTGGCAGCGGTAATGCGCGAATTTTTTGGTACAGGTCAACTTTCACAATTTATGGACCAAACCAATCCATTGGCAGAAACAGCTCACAAGCGTCGTCTTTCAGCTCTTGGGCCCGGCGGTATTACTCGTGAGCGTGCAACTTTTGAAGTTCGTGACGTTCATTCTTCTCACTATGGCCGTATTTGTCCAATTGAAACACCCGAAGGTCAAAACATTGGTTTGATTTCATCTCTTGCTACCTACGCTAAAGTTAATGATCTCGGCTTCATTGAAACACCATATCGCAAAGTCGTTAATGGTATTGTTGAAGATAAGGCTATTTATTTAGACGCATTTGAAGAACAAGGCGAAAAAATTGCCCAAGCAGCTACCGAAATCGATCAAGACAATTGCTTTAAATCATCTAAAGTATTGGTAAGAAAAGACTGTGACATTGTCACTATTGATGAAAAAGAGGTTTCTTTCATCGATGCCTCACCTCGTCAAGTATTTTCCGTTCCTACATCATTAATTCCCTTCCTAGAAAACGACGATGCTAACCGGGCATTGATGGGTTCGAACATGCAACGTCAAGCAGTTCCTCTCATTAGATGTCAACCACCATTAGTCGGAACGGGCATGGAACGAGAAATTGGATCCAGCGAAGGTGTCGTTTTGCGCGCCAAAAATTCTGGTGTTGTTTCTTATGTTTCAGCCGACAAGATTATTATTAATTTGGATAAAAAAAATCTTAATGAAAACAATTGGTTACTTAAATCTATCGATGTTTATAATCTTAAGAAATTTGCACGATCCAGTCATAATACATGGATTCATCATACCCCAATTGTAAAAGTTGGTGAGCGAATTGAACGCGACGATATTTTGACAAACGGTCCAGCAACCAATAATGGTGATCTTTCCTTGGGTAGTAACGTTCTTGTTGCATTTATGCCATGGCACGGTTACAACTTTGAAGATGCTATTGTGGTAAGCAAGCGCTTGGTAAGTGAGGACGTTTTTGCATCCGTTCACGTTGAGGAATTTGTTGCCGAAGCTCGCGACACCAAACTTGGTGCTGAAGAAATTACCCGAGATATTCCAAACGTTTCAGAAAAAGATTTGGAAGCGTTGGATGATGATGGTATTGTAAAAATTGGTACCATTATTAAACCAGGAGACATTTTGGTTGGTAAGGTTACCTTAAAAGGTGACGTTCAAGTATCTCCTGAAGAGAAATTGTTGCGGGCGATTTTTGGTGAAAAGTCACGAGAAGTGCGTGATACCTCATTGAGAGTACCACCTGGAATTGAAGGAACCGTTATTGACGTGAAAATTTTCTCTCGAAGCGGTATTCGAAAAGATAAGCGTTACAAAGAAATTGCGCAAAAAGAATCTCAAAAAATTGAAGAGAATCTTGCCTATCAAACAAGTATTGTTCAACAACAAATCAAAGAACAACTTGTTAAATTGCTTGATGGTCAAACTATAAAGAATAGCAAGATTAAAGAACTTGCTAATAAAGCCGCAACTAAAGCAGTTTTAGAAACGCTTGAGCCAGAAGCTCTTGTAGAATTTGAAACAGCACACAAAGATATCAATAACGACATTAAACGCTACAAGGAAATTCTTAATAACCAAATTCGTGTGTTAACAGCATTAAAAGAAGAACACGTAGCTCGCTTGAGAAAAGGCGATGATCTTCCTTCTGGTGTTATTAAGATGATTAAAGTCTATGTCGCTAAAAAACGCCGCTTGTCAGTTGGTGATAAAATGGCAGGACGACACGGGAATAAAGGGGTGGTTTCACGCGTTGTTAATATCGAAGATATGCCATATATGCACGATGGTACAGCTGTTGATATTGTTCTTAACCCACTCGGGGTACCTGGTCGTATGAACATTGGACAAATTTTAGAGTCCATTTTAGGTATGGCTGGGAAAAAGATTGGTAAAGACTTTGCTGAGCACATTAATAATCTGAATGAAAAAGAAATCAAAAATCAATTATGCCAACTTTATAGCAAAGAAATTGTTGATAATATTGAAAAAAAATATGGCCAACAAGGAATTCAAGATCTGATTGATCAAACAAAAAATCTTGGTTTTGCAACTAAAAACCCGATCTTTGAAGGCGCCGATTACAGTACTGAAATTCAGCCACTATTGAAAAAAATAGGTCTTCCTATCGATGGCACTTATACGTTGTATGATGGTCAGACAGGTAGCGCTTTTGATCAGCCTGTTACAGTTGGTTATATTTACATGATGAAACTGAATCACTTAGCCGACGACAAATTGCACGCTCGTTCTGTTGGACCATACTCATTGATTACGCAACAACCACTTGGTGGTAAAGCACAATTCGGTGGTCAACGTCTTGGGGAAATGGAAGTGTGGGCACTCTTTGCGTACGGCGCTGCATATACCTTGCAAGAAATGCTTACCATTAAATCAGATGACGTTAATGGTCGTATCAAGGCATATGAAGCTATTGTTCGAGGTGAGGAAGTGCCTGATCCAGGAATACCAGAATCATTTAATGTCTTGGTTAAAGAATTGCAAAGCTTAGGCTTGCAAGTAGATCTGTTTAAGACAAGTAAGGAGCAAGTCGGTGAATAA